From the genome of Nasonia vitripennis strain AsymCx chromosome 1, Nvit_psr_1.1, whole genome shotgun sequence, one region includes:
- the LOC100114736 gene encoding 3-hydroxyacyl-CoA dehydrogenase type-2 — translation MLKGVVTLVTGGASGLGRGTVERFIKQGGKVVIGDLPSSKGNDLAKELGDSAVFVPLDVTSEKDVQLAVSTAKEKFGRLDVLVNAAGIAVAHKTFNSNKMMAHSLEDFERVLKVNTLGTFNAIRLSAGAMVENEPNVDGQRGVIINTASVAAFDGQIGQAAYSASKGAVVGMTLPIARDLSRDGIRVVTIAPGLFDTPMLASLPEKVRNFLAKSIPFPQRLGKAEEYAQLAQSIVENPLLNGETIRLDGALRMQP, via the exons ATGCTGAAG GGAGTCGTAACCTTGGTCACTGGAGGAGCCTCTGGACTGGGTAGGGGAACCGTGGAGAGATTTATCAAGCAAGGAGGAAAAGTTGTTATCGGAGACCTTCCCAGTTCGAAGGGAAATGATCTTGCAAAGGAACTTGGTGACTCAGCAGTTTTTGTGCCCCTTGAT GTCACCTCAGAGAAGGACGTCCAGCTCGCCGTGTCCACGGCCAAGGAAAAGTTCGGCCGTCTGGACGTGTTGGTGAATGCAGCTGGTATCGCGGTTGCACACAAGACCTTTAACTCCAACAAGATGATGGCTCACTCACTCGAGGATTTCGAGAGGGTGCTCAAGGTCAACACGCTCGGCACCTTCAACGCTATCCGTCTGTCGGCCGGTGCGATGGTGGAGAATGAGCCGAACGTTGATGGCCAGCGCGGTGTCATCATCAATACCGCCAGTGTGGCCGCTTTCGACGGTCAGATCGGTCAGGCGGCTTACTCCGCCAGCAAGGGTGCCGTCGTCGGCATGACTCTGCCCATCGCTCGTGATTTGTCTCGCGACG GAATTCGTGTGGTGACAATCGCGCCAGGTCTGTTCGACACGCCGATGCTGGCCTCGCTGCCCGAGAAGGTACGCAACTTTTTGGCAAAAAGCATCCCGTTCCCTCAGCGACTAGGCAAGGCCGAGGAGTATGCCCAGCTCGCCCAGAGCATCGTCGAGAACCCGCTGCTCAACGGCGAGACCATAAGACTGGATGGAGCTCTACGCATGCAGCCTTAG
- the LOC100123766 gene encoding phosphatidylserine decarboxylase proenzyme, mitochondrial, whose product MSISKISKLAVEVASYEARITYKCSYAVIRSAKKIVTSISGQGVRHQSTAASSNEVQRTESSWRSYVRRWQWKIPLGLGVSLLAVLQWRYFRKRHETNKGPIEGLMVECYCSLPLRITSRVWGGFASLELPVSIRSTIYSFYAKIFKANLDEIDASLTEFASLSDFFVRPLKPNARTIAQNTNMVSPSDGKVLHFGPVTSCRVEQVKGMTYNLQHFLGEPNWPDIDKNSKVSNKGICDDYVSGLLKNPENILYQLTIYLAPGDYHRFHSPADWTIKLRRHFQGKLLSVNPRIASWLPDLFSLNERVVYIGEWAGGFMAYAAVGATNVGSIRVFKDQELVTNTKKWPKGKNSEDTEFQDLKVKKGELFGEFRMGSTIVLLFEAPKDFEFCTQVGQKIKMGEGLSECNITTGRGFW is encoded by the exons ATGTCGATAAGTAAAATCTCGAAATTAGCCGTCGAAGTTGCCAG ctatgAAGCTAGAATTACCTACAAGTGTTCCTATGCGGTCATTCGCTCTGCCAAGAAGATTGTTACGTCGATATCAGGACAGGGGGTAAGGCATCAATCAACTGCTGCCAGTTCCAATGAAGTGCAGAGGACGGAAAGTTCGTGGAGATCTTATGTGCGGAGGTGGCAATGGAAAATACCTCTTGGACTCGGAGTCTCTTTATTGGCTGTGCTGCAGTGGAGATATTTCAGAAAAAGACACGAGACTAACAAGGGGCCGATAGAGGGATTAATG GTAGAATGTTATTGTTCCCTACCTTTGAGGATCACAAGCAGGGTCTGGGGTGGCTTTGCAAGTTTAGAGTTGCCAGTTTCTATAAGATCAACAATTTATAGCTTTtatgcaaaaatatttaaggCCAACTTAGATGAAATAGATGCATCATTGACTGAATTTGCAAGTCTATCAGATTTTTTTGTTAGACCACTGAAACCCAATGCACGTACTATAGCTCAGAATACCAACATG GTTTCCCCATCTGATGGCAAAGTCTTGCACTTTGGGCCTGTCACTTCGTGTAGGGTTGAGCAGGTCAAGGGAATGACATATAATTTGCAACACTTCTTAGGTGAACCTAATTGGCCAGACATAGACAAAAATAGCAAAGTTTCAAATAAAGGCATATGCGATGATTACGTCAGTGGCTTGTTGAAGAATCCTGAAAACATACTTTATCAGTTGACTATTTATTTAGCACCAGGGGATTACCACAGATTCCACAGCCCAGCTGATTGGACAATCAAACTACGCAGACATTTTCAAg GGAAACTGCTGAGCGTGAATCCTCGCATTGCAAGCTGGCTGCCGGACTTGTTCTCCCTGAACGAGCGCGTGGTGTACATAGGTGAGTGGGCCGGTGGTTTCATGGCGTACGCTGCCGTGGGTGCAACGAACGTTGGTTCGATTCGCGTGTTCAAGGACCAGGAGCTGGTGACGAACACGAAGAAGTGGCCAAAAGGTAAGAACTCGGAGGACACCGAGTTCCAGGACCTTAAGGTGAAGAAGGGTGAACTCTTTGGCGAGTTTAGAATGGGCTCGACCATTGTGCTACTGTTCGAGGCACCCAAGGACTTCGAGTTCTGTACCCAAGTCGGCCAGAAAATCAAGATGGGCGAGGGTCTCAGCGAATGCAATATCACAACCGGCCGAGGCTTCTGGTAA